From a single Aggregatilinea lenta genomic region:
- a CDS encoding class I mannose-6-phosphate isomerase, protein MNPDNSWRRTSQDLLPPTRPPAAEGHYDLYPSFPIEAGSITQGFEALAAQIAHSPTVTIDGYGGVFWKPFRDALDAALRAQGITAQWHNVDDALRPPAEIEALVAPFLGGDDPLFGTRFTGTLRDFFDGEKLAALIPSPAAQMNIIYGCGAALAGWDGVLVYVDLPKNEIQFRSRAGSVCNLGAAELQPPKAMYKRFYFVDWVTLNRHKADLLPHIDIIVDGQRPDDPALVRGETLRGGLQAMSRSYFRVRPWFEPGAWGGQWIKQHIPELPQDVPNYAWSFELIVPENGLLFESGGRLLEVSFDFLMYHDHQAVIGDSADRFGYEFPIRFDFLDTVDGGNLSVQCHPSPDYIREHFGETFTQDETYYILDAKPDSRVFIGFQDDIEPDAFRAALESSFDEGVPVDIDRFVNSEPVQKHDLVLIPHGTIHCSGEGVLVVEISATPYIFTMKMYDWMRPDLDGKPRPLNIDRAFENLNFERKGQRAHELMSQPYVLDRGDGWQVIHLPTTGVHFYDVHRLEFEQSIEVATGGSCHVLSLVEGESILLEAANGSQQRFSYAETFVIPAAARRYTLTNLGTSTAKVVKAFIK, encoded by the coding sequence ATGAATCCCGACAACTCGTGGCGGCGGACGTCACAGGACCTTCTGCCGCCCACCCGTCCGCCCGCAGCAGAGGGCCATTACGATCTCTACCCTAGCTTTCCGATCGAAGCAGGCAGCATCACGCAGGGATTCGAGGCGCTCGCGGCGCAGATCGCGCACAGCCCCACCGTCACCATCGACGGGTACGGCGGCGTCTTCTGGAAGCCGTTCCGTGACGCGCTCGATGCGGCGCTGCGCGCGCAGGGCATCACGGCGCAGTGGCACAACGTAGACGACGCGCTGCGGCCCCCGGCGGAAATCGAAGCACTGGTCGCGCCGTTCCTGGGGGGAGACGATCCGCTGTTCGGGACGCGCTTCACCGGAACGCTGCGTGACTTCTTCGACGGCGAGAAGCTGGCCGCGCTCATACCCTCACCTGCCGCGCAGATGAACATCATCTACGGTTGCGGCGCAGCCCTGGCCGGTTGGGACGGCGTGCTGGTATACGTCGATCTACCCAAGAACGAGATCCAGTTCCGCTCGCGGGCGGGCAGCGTATGCAACCTGGGCGCAGCGGAGCTTCAGCCGCCGAAGGCGATGTACAAGCGCTTCTATTTCGTGGATTGGGTCACGCTCAACCGGCACAAGGCCGATCTGCTGCCGCATATCGACATCATCGTGGACGGCCAGCGCCCCGACGATCCGGCGCTCGTGCGCGGCGAGACGCTGCGCGGCGGCCTGCAGGCCATGAGCCGCAGCTACTTCCGCGTGCGGCCCTGGTTCGAGCCGGGTGCGTGGGGTGGTCAGTGGATCAAGCAGCACATCCCCGAACTGCCGCAGGACGTGCCGAACTACGCGTGGTCGTTCGAGCTGATCGTGCCGGAAAACGGCCTGCTGTTCGAGAGCGGCGGGCGCCTGCTGGAAGTGTCGTTCGACTTCCTGATGTACCACGATCACCAGGCAGTGATCGGTGACAGCGCAGATCGCTTCGGCTACGAGTTCCCGATCCGGTTCGACTTTCTGGACACGGTCGATGGCGGGAACCTGTCGGTGCAGTGCCACCCCAGCCCGGACTACATCCGCGAGCACTTCGGGGAGACGTTCACGCAGGATGAGACGTACTACATCCTGGACGCCAAGCCGGACTCGCGCGTGTTCATCGGCTTCCAGGACGACATCGAGCCGGACGCTTTCCGCGCCGCACTGGAAAGCAGTTTCGACGAGGGTGTTCCGGTCGATATCGACCGTTTCGTCAACTCCGAGCCGGTCCAGAAGCACGATCTGGTGCTCATCCCGCACGGCACGATCCACTGCTCCGGCGAGGGTGTGCTTGTGGTCGAGATCAGCGCGACGCCCTATATCTTCACCATGAAGATGTACGACTGGATGCGCCCCGACCTGGACGGCAAGCCGCGCCCGTTGAACATCGATCGTGCGTTCGAGAACCTGAACTTCGAGCGCAAGGGCCAACGCGCCCACGAGTTGATGTCGCAGCCTTACGTGTTGGACCGAGGCGACGGCTGGCAGGTCATTCACCTGCCCACAACCGGCGTGCACTTCTACGACGTGCACCGGCTGGAATTCGAGCAGTCAATCGAGGTTGCCACGGGCGGATCGTGCCACGTACTCAGCCTGGTCGAAGGCGAGTCGATCTTGCTGGAAGCAGCGAACGGATCGCAGCAGCGCTTCAGCTACGCGGAGACGTTTGTCATCCCTGCGGCGGCCAGGCGCTACACGCTCACCAATCTCGGCACGAGCACGGCCAAAGTCGTGAAGGCATTCATAAAATAA
- a CDS encoding GntR family transcriptional regulator, which yields MADRFEIGPVKGTELLSDQVYTHLKDRLIAGHFPPGFKLPAESELAKSLNVSRVSLRAALQRLELEGYIERKRGVGTFVIDRNPLHLEAGIEKLISMSEVIRSRGHKPGTGETKVYAQSADDEIAARLGLNPGDPVSVIERVRTIDDQPVFWDSSWFPARVLPPTTPPASIGESLFSYVEQKLGLTISHAVARLLPAVVDDFLAEKLDVPTNTLLIKLAQVHYIQDNTPVWYSTLLYRESEFSWYIVRTR from the coding sequence ATGGCAGACAGGTTTGAAATCGGTCCGGTTAAGGGCACCGAACTTCTCTCCGATCAGGTTTATACCCATCTCAAGGACCGCCTGATCGCCGGTCACTTTCCGCCCGGCTTCAAGCTCCCGGCAGAAAGCGAACTGGCGAAAAGCCTCAACGTAAGCCGTGTGTCGCTGCGGGCCGCCTTGCAACGGCTGGAACTCGAAGGCTATATCGAGCGCAAACGCGGGGTCGGCACGTTCGTCATCGACCGCAATCCGCTCCACCTGGAGGCGGGGATCGAAAAGCTGATCTCAATGTCGGAGGTCATCCGTTCGCGCGGGCATAAACCGGGGACAGGCGAGACCAAAGTTTATGCACAATCGGCTGACGACGAGATCGCGGCGCGCCTGGGTCTCAATCCCGGCGATCCAGTGTCGGTGATCGAGCGCGTGCGCACCATCGATGATCAGCCGGTGTTTTGGGACAGCAGTTGGTTCCCGGCCCGCGTACTGCCCCCGACCACCCCGCCCGCCAGCATCGGCGAGTCGCTATTCTCCTACGTGGAGCAGAAGCTCGGCCTCACCATCAGCCACGCGGTGGCACGCCTGCTGCCCGCGGTCGTGGACGATTTTCTGGCGGAAAAACTGGACGTGCCCACCAACACGCTCCTGATCAAGCTGGCCCAGGTCCACTACATTCAGGACAACACGCCTGTCTGGTACTCGACGCTGCTCTACCGGGAAAGCGAGTTTAGCTGGTACATCGTCCGCACGCGGTGA
- a CDS encoding uroporphyrinogen decarboxylase family protein, with translation MDELSHRERVALAFDHREPDRVPIDFMGNASMVLDETYFRLKAHLGITGDIPPVREGTTANYYDERILDIFDVDFRRLFLPTHPGFYRTHPDGTFSDVWGMIWQKNGIFVNCISSPLADANLDEIANYAWPDPLQVWHATGLAEMARHKYETSDYALVARNPITWGFLDLGCRMRGMEQFLMDLALNPEAAQLIIDRALDIYLNIYAMFLREIGPYVQVVETADDLGTQRSLLISPDTYRTFFKPAQTRLNTLIKDYAPQARIFFHCDGAITKLIPDLIEAGIEILNPVQPSAKGMESADLKRQFGDHLIFHGAVDQKPQEGTEDDVRAEVRRRIDALAPGGGYVLSTSNVIVDPPLENIVAIFNEAHSYGRYPVG, from the coding sequence ATGGACGAACTATCGCATCGAGAGCGCGTAGCGCTCGCCTTCGATCACCGCGAACCGGACCGCGTGCCCATCGACTTCATGGGGAACGCGTCGATGGTTCTGGACGAAACGTACTTTCGCCTCAAGGCGCACCTGGGTATCACGGGGGACATCCCGCCAGTGCGTGAGGGCACCACCGCGAACTATTACGACGAGCGCATCCTGGACATCTTCGACGTCGACTTCCGGCGCCTGTTCCTGCCCACCCACCCCGGCTTTTACCGTACCCATCCCGATGGCACGTTCAGCGACGTCTGGGGCATGATCTGGCAGAAGAACGGCATCTTCGTCAACTGTATAAGCAGCCCGCTGGCCGACGCCAACCTGGACGAAATCGCAAACTACGCGTGGCCGGACCCCTTACAGGTCTGGCACGCCACCGGCCTTGCCGAGATGGCCCGGCACAAGTATGAAACGAGCGACTACGCCCTGGTCGCGCGCAACCCGATCACGTGGGGGTTTCTGGACCTGGGCTGCCGGATGCGTGGCATGGAGCAGTTCCTGATGGACCTGGCGCTCAACCCCGAAGCTGCGCAACTGATCATCGACCGGGCGCTGGACATCTACCTGAACATTTACGCGATGTTTCTGCGCGAGATTGGCCCTTACGTGCAGGTGGTTGAAACCGCCGACGATCTCGGCACGCAGCGCAGCCTGTTGATCTCGCCTGACACGTACAGAACGTTCTTCAAGCCCGCCCAGACACGTCTCAACACGTTGATCAAAGACTATGCGCCCCAGGCCCGCATCTTCTTCCACTGCGACGGCGCGATCACCAAGCTGATTCCCGACCTGATCGAGGCCGGGATCGAAATCCTGAACCCGGTCCAGCCCTCCGCAAAAGGCATGGAATCGGCGGATCTTAAGCGCCAGTTCGGGGATCATCTGATCTTTCACGGTGCAGTAGATCAGAAGCCCCAGGAGGGCACCGAAGACGATGTTCGCGCTGAAGTACGGCGGCGCATCGACGCGCTGGCACCCGGCGGCGGGTACGTGCTTTCAACCTCGAACGTGATCGTCGATCCGCCGCTCGAAAACATCGTCGCAATTTTCAATGAAGCGCACAGCTATGGGCGCTACCCTGTCGGGTAA
- a CDS encoding BtpA/SgcQ family protein yields the protein MDKPPVLADIFHVSKPIIGMLHLRPLPGSPLYKPSEISMDNIIEIAVEEALQLEAAGVDGVQVENIWDYPYLKESQIGHETTAALAAATIRVRDAISLPVGVNCHLNAGMQALAVACATGARWIRVFEWVNAYVSHAGLTEGIAGTLSRYRAFLHAEDIKFFCDVNVKHGSHFIVSDRTLVEQAHDAETEGAEALIVTGFETGQPPTPDNVQALSEHVGIPVIIGSGMTTENAASLLQYADGAIVGSYFKRDHQWKMPVDEAIAREFMDRVKEFREGLS from the coding sequence ATGGATAAGCCACCCGTTCTGGCCGACATTTTCCACGTGTCCAAGCCGATTATCGGCATGCTCCATTTGCGACCGCTGCCAGGCTCGCCCCTCTATAAGCCGTCCGAAATCTCAATGGACAACATCATCGAGATCGCGGTTGAAGAAGCGCTCCAGCTCGAGGCAGCAGGCGTAGACGGCGTTCAAGTGGAAAACATTTGGGACTACCCCTACCTCAAGGAGTCTCAGATTGGCCATGAGACAACGGCTGCTCTCGCCGCCGCGACCATTCGCGTTCGGGATGCTATCTCGCTGCCCGTCGGCGTCAACTGCCACCTGAATGCAGGCATGCAGGCGCTCGCCGTCGCCTGCGCGACTGGCGCGCGGTGGATACGCGTGTTTGAGTGGGTCAATGCGTACGTGTCACACGCGGGCCTGACGGAAGGCATCGCCGGGACGCTGTCGCGCTATCGCGCGTTTTTGCATGCCGAGGACATCAAGTTTTTCTGCGACGTGAACGTCAAGCACGGCAGTCACTTCATCGTGTCCGACCGCACGCTGGTGGAACAGGCGCACGACGCGGAAACGGAAGGGGCGGAGGCGCTCATCGTGACGGGGTTTGAGACGGGCCAGCCGCCCACCCCGGACAACGTGCAGGCCCTCAGCGAGCACGTCGGCATCCCCGTGATCATTGGCAGCGGCATGACGACCGAAAATGCCGCCAGCCTGCTCCAGTACGCCGACGGCGCAATCGTCGGCAGCTATTTCAAGCGCGACCACCAATGGAAGATGCCAGTCGATGAGGCCATCGCGCGCGAGTTTATGGATCGAGTAAAAGAGTTTCGGGAAGGGCTGTCATGA
- a CDS encoding DeoR/GlpR family DNA-binding transcription regulator, which produces MLPAARLNAILADILAKGSGTIPELSEKYGVSEMTIRRDLKSLEEQGFIRRTHGGAVNAGTSPIEPYHELKMEHSGPQKEAIARYAVEHFIQDSDIIILEGGTTIEAMLPYLTRFEALTIMTNSLFTLNGLKTNAGSHTIISSGGMLRSVSFTFVGPFAEKTFQEFNAKSVFLSATGWTREVGFSDPGMLDTQVKKAMIQSAQQTIVLLDSSKFGVTSLTTFLNPFDADVLITDSGAPREGLREISERGTTVCIVD; this is translated from the coding sequence ATGCTTCCGGCGGCGCGACTCAATGCAATATTGGCAGACATCCTTGCGAAAGGCTCCGGCACGATCCCGGAGCTGAGCGAGAAGTATGGCGTTTCGGAGATGACCATCCGGCGTGACTTGAAATCGCTGGAGGAGCAAGGCTTCATCCGGCGCACGCACGGGGGTGCTGTCAACGCGGGCACGTCGCCCATCGAGCCGTACCACGAGCTGAAGATGGAGCACTCCGGTCCCCAGAAGGAGGCCATAGCGCGCTATGCCGTCGAGCACTTCATTCAGGACTCGGACATCATCATCCTTGAGGGCGGCACCACGATCGAAGCCATGCTGCCGTACCTGACGCGGTTCGAAGCGCTGACGATCATGACCAATAGTCTCTTCACCCTGAACGGACTCAAGACTAATGCGGGAAGCCATACGATCATCAGCAGCGGCGGCATGCTTCGCAGCGTATCATTCACGTTCGTGGGTCCGTTCGCGGAAAAAACGTTCCAGGAGTTCAACGCCAAAAGCGTGTTCCTCTCCGCGACAGGCTGGACGCGCGAGGTAGGTTTCAGCGACCCTGGCATGCTCGACACACAGGTCAAAAAAGCGATGATCCAGTCGGCGCAGCAGACAATCGTCCTGCTGGACTCCAGTAAGTTCGGCGTGACGTCGCTAACGACCTTCCTGAATCCGTTTGACGCCGATGTCCTTATCACCGATTCGGGTGCACCTAGAGAAGGCCTACGTGAAATCAGCGAGCGCGGGACCACTGTCTGCATCGTAGATTAA
- a CDS encoding ribokinase: protein MGAINMDLVMFMAHLPGPGETVVTDNFSTFPGGKGGNQAVTAAVLGGETRYFGKLAQDSFSDQLIEAMSGRGVETDSILREPESTAGIAIIRVDASGQNSISFTPGANAHLTPQEVGENTPYFTPGAILVITCEIDAETVYAAVRQAREQGMFVIMDPAPVPAQPFPADIPACVDVIKPNETEAFHITGIAVKDFETAEQAIRKMLGMGFACPVVTLGDRGAVAYVDGQIKRIDPIKVNVVDSTAAGDVFSGALAASLARGQQLDAALDFATAAAALSTTVQGAQTSIPSLEQVEDLLRQRAAQGA from the coding sequence ATGGGCGCCATCAATATGGACCTGGTGATGTTCATGGCGCACCTTCCAGGCCCAGGCGAAACCGTAGTGACCGACAATTTCTCAACATTCCCCGGCGGCAAAGGCGGCAACCAGGCTGTCACGGCTGCCGTTCTGGGTGGCGAGACGCGCTATTTCGGCAAGCTGGCACAGGATTCATTCAGCGACCAGTTGATCGAAGCCATGAGCGGGCGGGGCGTGGAAACGGATTCCATCCTGCGGGAGCCAGAATCAACCGCCGGGATCGCCATCATCCGGGTGGATGCCAGCGGCCAGAACTCGATCTCCTTCACGCCCGGCGCCAACGCGCACCTGACTCCGCAAGAAGTAGGCGAAAACACCCCCTATTTCACGCCCGGCGCCATCCTGGTGATCACATGTGAAATCGATGCTGAAACGGTCTATGCGGCAGTCCGGCAGGCCCGCGAGCAGGGGATGTTCGTCATCATGGACCCGGCCCCGGTACCCGCCCAGCCGTTCCCCGCCGACATTCCCGCCTGCGTGGACGTGATCAAGCCGAACGAGACCGAAGCGTTCCACATCACCGGGATCGCCGTGAAGGACTTCGAGACCGCCGAGCAAGCCATTCGCAAGATGCTGGGCATGGGCTTTGCCTGCCCCGTGGTCACGCTCGGCGACCGGGGTGCGGTGGCGTACGTGGACGGCCAGATCAAGCGCATCGACCCGATCAAGGTGAATGTGGTCGACAGCACCGCTGCCGGAGACGTTTTTTCCGGCGCGCTGGCTGCGTCACTCGCGCGGGGCCAGCAGCTCGACGCCGCGCTCGACTTCGCTACGGCAGCGGCAGCGCTGAGCACCACCGTCCAGGGCGCGCAGACGTCGATCCCCTCCCTCGAACAGGTTGAGGATCTGCTCCGGCAGCGCGCGGCTCAGGGCGCGTAA
- a CDS encoding phosphomannose isomerase type II C-terminal cupin domain: MSKFITKPIPAEQPPIEQIVRPWGSFKQYGHNVEMTVSLMTVNPGQRLSLQRHTARAELWIVMDKGAKVEVDDAVYYPEPGDEIWIPVQGKHRLSSIEGSVRVLEIAFGNWQLDDIERFEDDYKRPSEGE; this comes from the coding sequence ATGTCCAAGTTCATCACCAAGCCCATCCCCGCCGAACAACCGCCCATCGAGCAAATCGTGCGCCCGTGGGGATCGTTCAAGCAGTACGGGCACAATGTCGAAATGACCGTCAGCCTGATGACGGTGAATCCCGGCCAGCGCCTGAGCCTCCAGCGCCACACCGCCCGCGCGGAGCTGTGGATCGTCATGGACAAGGGGGCGAAGGTCGAAGTGGACGACGCGGTGTATTACCCCGAACCCGGCGACGAGATCTGGATTCCCGTGCAGGGCAAGCACCGCCTGAGCAGCATCGAGGGGTCCGTCCGCGTGCTTGAAATCGCGTTCGGTAACTGGCAGCTTGACGACATCGAGCGGTTTGAAGACGACTACAAGCGCCCGTCCGAGGGGGAGTAA
- a CDS encoding NAD(P)-dependent alcohol dehydrogenase, producing MRAAILYGQENIVVEDRPDPGAPAPDEVQIRVRAVGLCGSDLKYFYSGGVSGGIKQPFALGHEAAGDIVAVGRDVAAFAPGDRVAVEPGKPCWKCPQCLQGDYNLCPNMYFMASRSRDGALRERLNWPANLVFPLPERLSYDEGALVEPLSVAFSSVRHAQVTLGTRALVLGAGPIGLAVAQFARLAGAVYVGVTDTEPLRLKLAQDLGAHETIDVAHLTGPDLPLAEGSIDVVIDTTGVDRAIAQAFPAIKPAGRLVLVGLNHELLPLSLLQIVYKQLTVQGVYRFKNTYPSVLHYLDEGQIKAGPLITHRFTLDEAEQALRMAACRSDAVKVMIEL from the coding sequence ATGCGTGCGGCAATTTTGTATGGACAGGAAAATATCGTCGTCGAAGATCGCCCCGATCCCGGCGCGCCCGCGCCGGATGAGGTCCAGATTCGGGTACGCGCCGTGGGGCTGTGCGGCTCTGACCTGAAGTACTTCTACAGCGGCGGCGTCTCCGGCGGTATCAAGCAGCCCTTCGCCCTGGGACACGAAGCGGCGGGAGATATCGTCGCCGTGGGACGTGACGTGGCGGCGTTTGCTCCCGGCGACCGGGTCGCGGTCGAGCCGGGTAAGCCCTGCTGGAAGTGCCCGCAGTGCCTCCAAGGCGATTACAACCTGTGCCCGAATATGTACTTCATGGCGTCCCGTTCGCGTGATGGCGCGCTGCGCGAGCGGCTCAACTGGCCCGCGAATCTGGTCTTCCCGCTGCCGGAGCGCCTTTCCTACGATGAGGGCGCGCTGGTTGAGCCGCTGAGTGTGGCCTTCAGCAGCGTGCGCCACGCGCAGGTGACGCTCGGCACGCGGGCGCTGGTGCTGGGTGCAGGGCCGATCGGGCTGGCCGTGGCCCAGTTCGCGCGGCTGGCGGGCGCGGTTTACGTCGGCGTGACGGACACCGAACCGCTCCGGCTGAAGCTGGCGCAGGACCTCGGCGCGCACGAAACTATCGACGTGGCACACCTCACCGGGCCGGATCTGCCACTGGCCGAAGGATCTATCGACGTCGTGATCGACACGACGGGCGTGGATCGGGCCATCGCGCAGGCGTTCCCGGCGATCAAACCGGCGGGGCGGCTGGTGCTGGTGGGGCTGAATCACGAACTGCTGCCGCTCTCGCTGCTGCAAATTGTCTACAAGCAGCTGACCGTGCAGGGTGTTTACCGCTTCAAGAATACGTACCCGTCCGTGCTGCACTACCTGGACGAAGGACAGATCAAGGCTGGGCCGCTGATAACGCACCGGTTCACATTGGACGAAGCCGAACAGGCCCTACGCATGGCGGCCTGTCGCAGCGACGCCGTGAAAGTGATGATCGAGCTATGA
- the rbsD gene encoding D-ribose pyranase: protein MKTHGVLHNDLARAIARMGHGDMLVITDRGFPFPRHQYTECIDLSIGRGMPQVVDVLKVILEELEIEQVIIADETKTASPETYAAFKEVLSPIKNKGNDIVETNIPHPEFKDMVLNGGLERKEVKVFVKCGEFTPYANIILVSGVDF from the coding sequence ATGAAGACGCATGGGGTTCTCCATAACGATCTGGCGCGTGCCATTGCCCGAATGGGCCACGGAGATATGCTGGTCATCACCGATCGCGGCTTCCCGTTTCCCCGTCACCAGTACACGGAATGCATCGATCTGTCGATTGGCCGTGGCATGCCGCAGGTAGTCGACGTCCTGAAAGTGATCCTCGAAGAACTTGAGATCGAACAGGTCATCATCGCTGACGAAACCAAGACCGCCAGCCCTGAGACCTACGCCGCATTCAAAGAAGTGCTCTCCCCCATCAAGAACAAGGGCAACGACATTGTGGAAACGAACATCCCCCACCCGGAGTTCAAGGACATGGTGTTGAACGGCGGCCTGGAGCGCAAAGAGGTCAAGGTCTTTGTCAAGTGCGGCGAGTTCACTCCCTACGCCAACATCATTCTCGTTTCCGGCGTCGATTTTTAA
- the xylB gene encoding xylulokinase, translating to MSIPTILACDLGTSQCKVSVFAATGALVALAEEPYATAYGPNNVAEQDPEIWWAALVKAVKQVIEAASPVACVALTGQMSACLPIDGEGRPLRPAMIWADQRATAEADRMEALIGRERLYTITGNPPSPTYTGPKMLWMQQHEPELYAQTAAFIQPKDFLALRLTGAIVTDHSDASCTGLFDLHARQWDEALLAELGLDREKLPDAVPSTEIIGTVSAEAAAVTGIPAGTPVVIGGGDGPTAAVGAGVTEAGRGYISLGSSAWVSFCKPEPLYDRTQRTFNYCHLVPGMYALTGSMQSAGSSYAWCVDTVFQDQRAAEGDFDQIVNAQVERIPPGAEGLIFLPYLVGERTPYWNPHAAGAFIGLHPQHTRYHLLRAVMESIAFHLRLIQDVFAEQGASADRLTVIGGGSRSAELMRICCDVFQKPLLHGMLTTGATSFGAAIAGAVGVGLLPGFEAGAQWAAAPQVIVPDAAMAAVYDPAYQRFLRAYELLEPLFQPE from the coding sequence ATGAGCATCCCGACGATTCTGGCCTGCGACCTGGGCACGAGCCAATGCAAGGTGTCCGTGTTCGCCGCGACCGGCGCGCTCGTTGCGCTTGCGGAAGAACCCTACGCGACCGCCTACGGACCAAACAACGTCGCCGAGCAAGACCCCGAAATCTGGTGGGCGGCGCTCGTCAAGGCGGTAAAACAGGTCATCGAGGCTGCGTCGCCGGTCGCGTGTGTCGCCCTGACGGGCCAGATGTCGGCCTGTCTGCCCATCGACGGCGAAGGCCGTCCGCTGCGCCCGGCGATGATCTGGGCCGACCAGCGCGCCACCGCCGAAGCCGACCGGATGGAAGCGCTCATCGGGCGCGAGCGGTTGTATACCATCACCGGCAACCCACCCAGCCCGACCTACACCGGTCCCAAAATGCTGTGGATGCAGCAGCACGAGCCGGAGCTGTACGCACAGACCGCCGCATTCATCCAGCCAAAGGACTTCCTCGCGCTGCGGCTGACGGGCGCAATCGTCACGGACCATTCCGACGCCTCGTGTACCGGCCTGTTTGACCTGCACGCGCGGCAGTGGGATGAAGCGCTGCTGGCGGAACTCGGCCTCGACCGGGAGAAGCTGCCCGACGCCGTGCCTTCGACCGAGATCATCGGCACGGTGAGCGCTGAAGCCGCCGCCGTGACAGGCATCCCGGCGGGTACGCCGGTCGTGATCGGCGGCGGCGACGGACCAACGGCAGCCGTTGGCGCGGGCGTCACCGAGGCAGGGCGTGGCTACATCAGCCTCGGATCGTCCGCCTGGGTATCGTTCTGTAAGCCGGAACCGCTCTACGACCGTACGCAGCGCACCTTCAACTACTGCCATCTGGTGCCGGGCATGTATGCCCTCACGGGATCGATGCAAAGCGCCGGATCGTCCTACGCGTGGTGCGTGGATACCGTATTCCAGGACCAGCGTGCCGCCGAAGGCGACTTCGACCAGATCGTGAATGCCCAGGTCGAGCGCATCCCGCCAGGAGCGGAAGGGCTGATCTTCCTGCCCTATCTCGTCGGGGAACGTACGCCCTACTGGAATCCGCACGCGGCAGGCGCGTTCATCGGGCTGCACCCGCAGCACACGCGCTATCACCTGCTGCGCGCAGTGATGGAGAGCATCGCGTTTCACCTGCGGCTGATCCAGGACGTCTTCGCGGAACAAGGGGCCAGCGCGGATCGGCTGACGGTCATCGGCGGCGGATCGCGCAGCGCGGAGTTGATGCGAATCTGCTGCGACGTGTTCCAGAAGCCGCTGCTGCACGGCATGTTGACCACCGGGGCCACATCGTTTGGCGCGGCCATCGCCGGAGCGGTCGGGGTTGGACTGCTGCCGGGCTTCGAAGCCGGGGCGCAGTGGGCCGCCGCGCCGCAGGTGATCGTGCCCGATGCGGCGATGGCCGCCGTCTACGATCCGGCTTACCAACGCTTTCTACGGGCCTACGAACTATTGGAACCGTTGTTCCAGCCCGAATAA